The Mucilaginibacter mallensis genome has a segment encoding these proteins:
- a CDS encoding SDR family oxidoreductase has translation MNLSGNTILITGGTSGIGLAFAEEFIKEGSKVIITGRRADRLEAIKSRLPEIITKVSDVADAAQRVELAAWISENHPDTNILINNAGVQLITDFKKSIDLNRIGSEIETNLTAPVHLTSLFVPHLSGKKDAAIINVTSGLAFVPIAMMAIYCATKAAMHSLTLSLRYQLAETGIKVYEIIPPSVDTELGHDRREDKSQSHGGIPVAEFIEGAMAALKNDEYEAAVGMSAGLRTRREEVLEQLNSMFAG, from the coding sequence ATGAATTTATCAGGAAACACCATATTAATAACCGGCGGAACATCGGGCATAGGCCTTGCTTTTGCCGAAGAATTTATAAAGGAAGGCAGTAAAGTGATCATAACCGGTCGCCGGGCCGATAGATTGGAAGCTATCAAAAGCCGCCTGCCTGAAATCATCACCAAAGTATCTGACGTTGCCGATGCTGCGCAAAGGGTTGAACTGGCTGCCTGGATCAGCGAGAATCATCCGGATACCAATATCCTGATCAACAATGCCGGTGTGCAATTGATCACCGATTTTAAAAAGAGTATCGACTTAAATAGAATAGGTTCAGAAATTGAAACCAATCTTACTGCCCCGGTTCATCTCACTTCGTTGTTTGTTCCTCATTTAAGCGGGAAAAAAGATGCGGCCATTATTAATGTTACTTCCGGCCTGGCGTTTGTGCCTATTGCCATGATGGCAATTTACTGCGCCACAAAAGCAGCTATGCATTCCTTAACCCTATCGCTGCGTTATCAGCTTGCCGAAACCGGTATAAAGGTGTATGAAATTATCCCGCCATCAGTTGATACCGAGCTTGGGCACGACAGGCGCGAAGATAAAAGCCAATCGCATGGCGGAATTCCGGTTGCAGAGTTTATTGAAGGCGCAATGGCGGCTCTGAAAAATGATGAATATGAAGCGGCGGTAGGCATGTCGGCCGGGTTACGTACAAGACGGGAAGAGGTGCTGGAGCAGTTGAATAGTATGTTTGCCGGATAA
- a CDS encoding RNA polymerase sigma factor gives MLKPARIAEEELIAQCKKGSLKYQEMLYTQFYGFAMGIGLRYSINRDDALEAVNDAFIKIFKNINEYNPARPFKAWLATVVINTAIDRRRKELKHQLNTDLDDAMMVQHSVSTADNLDAQDILKLLGQLPAIHATIFNMYEIDGYNHDEISQMLGIATSSSRVYLTRAKEKLRKLLLITTYNERRSVR, from the coding sequence ATGCTAAAACCGGCCCGCATTGCAGAAGAAGAGCTTATAGCGCAATGTAAAAAAGGTAGTTTAAAGTACCAGGAAATGTTGTATACTCAATTTTATGGCTTTGCTATGGGCATTGGTTTGCGCTACAGTATTAACAGAGATGATGCCTTAGAGGCTGTAAATGATGCATTTATAAAAATATTTAAAAATATAAACGAATATAATCCGGCCCGGCCCTTTAAAGCCTGGCTGGCAACGGTTGTAATTAATACAGCCATTGATAGGCGCCGAAAAGAACTAAAGCACCAGCTAAATACAGACCTGGATGATGCCATGATGGTGCAACATTCTGTTAGTACCGCTGATAACCTGGATGCGCAGGATATTTTAAAACTGCTGGGCCAGCTGCCTGCTATACATGCCACTATTTTTAATATGTATGAAATTGATGGCTACAATCACGATGAAATTTCACAAATGCTGGGGATAGCAACAAGCTCGTCGAGGGTATACCTTACGCGAGCGAAAGAAAAATTAAGAAAGTTATTATTAATCACTACATATAATGAGCGACGATCAGTTAGATGA
- a CDS encoding alpha/beta hydrolase — protein MEDITARRGKFNQLGSIYPKQASVKTGHVIINGVSCYWLTPEKPAPNKIVIHLHGGAFAVGSIQSHESMLTHFAHKLQTKVLFVDYALAPELPYPNALNDVMNVYTALIAQYPGYKVDFIGDSAGAGLIVSAVGEILKKHIQLPNAAVFISPWISLHCDNPSHEDNRAIDPILSREYLKSSAKDYIGNIPIEIVSPENVELSAFPPVLIMVGTNEILQDDSINFYNSIKAIQPAAKLSIYENQVHVWMLTGMPSAASQQALTEIKEFLN, from the coding sequence ATGGAAGATATAACAGCACGCAGGGGAAAATTTAACCAATTAGGCAGCATTTATCCTAAGCAAGCATCAGTAAAAACGGGACATGTTATTATAAACGGGGTAAGCTGCTACTGGCTCACACCTGAAAAACCGGCACCCAACAAAATAGTTATTCACCTGCATGGCGGGGCTTTTGCGGTGGGCTCTATCCAGTCGCATGAAAGTATGCTTACGCACTTCGCGCATAAACTGCAAACCAAAGTCCTGTTTGTTGATTATGCCTTAGCGCCCGAGCTCCCGTATCCAAACGCGCTGAATGATGTGATGAATGTATATACCGCGTTAATTGCCCAATATCCCGGTTATAAAGTTGATTTTATTGGCGATAGCGCGGGCGCCGGTCTAATCGTATCCGCTGTAGGCGAAATACTTAAAAAGCACATCCAACTGCCAAACGCTGCCGTATTTATTTCGCCGTGGATCAGTCTGCATTGCGATAACCCATCGCATGAGGATAACCGGGCTATAGATCCTATCCTTAGCCGGGAATATTTAAAAAGTTCGGCAAAGGATTATATAGGCAATATCCCTATTGAAATTGTAAGCCCTGAAAATGTGGAACTGAGCGCATTCCCCCCGGTACTGATCATGGTAGGCACTAATGAGATCCTGCAGGATGACAGTATTAACTTTTACAACAGCATAAAGGCCATTCAGCCCGCCGCTAAGCTCTCCATTTATGAAAACCAGGTGCATGTATGGATGTTGACAGGTATGCCGTCAGCAGCATCGCAACAAGCGTTAACAGAGATTAAAGAATTTTTAAACTAA
- a CDS encoding Crp/Fnr family transcriptional regulator has translation MQSLLNAIRSYIPLSTDDEEVVHQLFRKKTLSKGEHLLEAGNVCRYVAFIETGLVRYYATDDKEEKTNYFNKEGDFVCDYMSFLPQTASFVSIQALEDTILYVINQSDLQTFYRDVEHGERFGRLGIEYVFVQAINQIRSLYIDPPEIRYQKFIASYPDISQRIPQYYIASYVGVKPQSLSRIRNRMAGKH, from the coding sequence ATGCAAAGTTTGTTAAACGCGATACGGAGTTATATACCTCTTTCCACTGATGATGAAGAAGTAGTACATCAATTATTCCGTAAAAAGACATTGAGCAAAGGCGAGCACCTGCTTGAAGCGGGTAATGTTTGCCGTTACGTGGCATTTATTGAGACCGGGCTGGTACGCTATTACGCCACTGATGACAAAGAGGAAAAAACCAATTATTTTAACAAAGAAGGCGACTTTGTGTGCGATTATATGAGTTTTTTACCACAAACGGCATCCTTTGTAAGCATACAGGCACTGGAAGACACGATTTTATATGTGATCAATCAATCTGATCTGCAAACATTTTACAGGGATGTTGAGCATGGCGAAAGATTTGGCCGCCTGGGTATTGAATATGTTTTTGTACAGGCGATTAACCAGATAAGATCATTGTATATCGATCCGCCAGAGATACGCTATCAAAAATTTATTGCAAGTTACCCGGATATCAGCCAAAGGATACCCCAATATTATATTGCCTCCTACGTAGGTGTTAAGCCGCAATCATTGAGCCGTATCCGAAATCGTATGGCCGGCAAGCATTAA
- a CDS encoding DUF4267 domain-containing protein: protein MKTINEITPWGTRSASYWMTLLIAAGIIFVGLRFIINPAAGADGYGIPFANAKDFPFGRIKGIRDIFSGLVLLPFLLMRMRFATACVFTAAIIIPATDCAIVLATNGAGDIQHLLIHGLTALYMAITSFLLFRNKQA from the coding sequence ATGAAAACAATTAATGAAATTACACCTTGGGGCACCCGCTCCGCATCCTATTGGATGACCCTGCTCATAGCAGCCGGAATTATTTTTGTAGGCCTCCGCTTTATTATTAACCCGGCAGCAGGCGCTGATGGCTATGGGATACCCTTTGCCAATGCAAAGGATTTTCCGTTTGGGAGAATAAAAGGGATACGCGATATATTTTCGGGCCTGGTGCTTTTACCATTTTTATTGATGCGGATGCGCTTTGCCACAGCCTGCGTATTTACCGCCGCCATTATTATACCGGCAACCGATTGCGCAATTGTACTGGCCACCAATGGAGCCGGCGATATACAGCATTTGCTCATCCACGGGTTAACGGCCTTATATATGGCTATAACCAGTTTTTTACTTTTCAGGAATAAACAAGCTTAA
- a CDS encoding zinc-binding alcohol dehydrogenase family protein — protein MMKAAVTTKAGKPNVIQIQEKPIPAVQNGWVLIKIKAFGINRSEIFTRQGDSPNVKFPRVQGIECVGEVENDPSGTYKKGQKVAAIMGGMGRDFDGGYAEYAALPLAIVFPFESKLPWETLGAIPEMFQTVSGSLNEALEVKKGETLLIRGGTSSIGMLACQLAKHYGLTVIATTRNADKEALLKSNGADHVLVDDGDISSKLKSIYPQGVDNVLELIGITTLKDSLKCVRPRGVVCMTGILGGQWTMKEFTPMGDIPSLARLTVYMGDAANLSDTLLQDFINAVEAGEISLNISKVFKLDDIVKAHELMESNQAGGKIVVVS, from the coding sequence ATGATGAAAGCAGCAGTAACAACAAAGGCAGGCAAGCCTAATGTTATACAGATACAGGAAAAACCAATACCAGCAGTACAAAACGGTTGGGTATTAATTAAGATAAAAGCCTTTGGGATAAACAGGTCAGAGATATTTACCCGGCAGGGCGATTCGCCCAATGTGAAATTCCCGAGGGTACAGGGCATTGAATGTGTGGGCGAAGTGGAAAATGACCCATCCGGCACATACAAAAAAGGCCAGAAGGTAGCAGCGATAATGGGCGGCATGGGCCGCGATTTTGACGGTGGCTACGCGGAGTATGCGGCATTGCCACTGGCAATTGTGTTTCCTTTTGAAAGCAAACTGCCATGGGAAACTTTGGGCGCGATACCCGAAATGTTCCAGACCGTATCGGGCTCATTAAACGAGGCATTGGAGGTTAAAAAGGGTGAAACATTGCTTATCCGCGGCGGCACTTCATCTATCGGGATGCTGGCCTGCCAGTTAGCCAAGCACTATGGCTTAACTGTAATAGCCACTACCCGTAATGCTGACAAGGAAGCGCTCCTGAAAAGCAATGGCGCCGATCATGTTTTAGTTGATGATGGCGATATCAGTTCAAAACTAAAAAGCATTTACCCACAAGGCGTTGATAACGTACTTGAACTCATCGGTATTACTACACTTAAAGATTCGCTAAAATGCGTACGCCCAAGGGGAGTGGTGTGTATGACAGGCATACTCGGCGGTCAGTGGACCATGAAGGAGTTCACCCCAATGGGCGATATCCCCTCCCTGGCCCGCCTAACCGTTTACATGGGTGATGCTGCTAATTTAAGCGACACCCTGCTCCAGGATTTTATCAATGCTGTTGAAGCTGGCGAAATAAGTTTAAATATTAGTAAGGTATTTAAGCTCGATGATATAGTTAAAGCCCATGAATTGATGGAAAGTAACCAGGCGGGCGGCAAAATAGTAGTTGTAAGTTAG
- a CDS encoding SDR family NAD(P)-dependent oxidoreductase, whose protein sequence is MDLQLKNKIAFVSGSTAGIGFAIAQSLLQEGTEVIINGRTQDGVGKAVEELKALVAGAKVSGIPADFSKADDVKHLIDQLPDIDILINNAGIFEPKAFEDIPDEDWFRFFEVNVLSGVRLSRHFLPKMLKKNWGRIIFISSESAVFIPDEMIHYGMTKTAQLAISRGLAELTQGTEVTVNAILPGPTKSKGVGGFIEDLAKSGNVSTDKVEEDFFKNMRPTSLLQRFATVDEVAHTVTYYVSPLASATNGASIRVEGGLIRSIL, encoded by the coding sequence AAGCGGCTCAACAGCGGGCATTGGCTTTGCAATAGCCCAGAGTTTATTACAGGAGGGCACAGAAGTTATCATCAACGGCCGCACACAGGACGGCGTTGGTAAAGCAGTTGAAGAATTGAAAGCTCTGGTTGCAGGTGCAAAGGTATCGGGCATACCAGCCGATTTTTCTAAAGCTGATGATGTTAAACACTTAATCGATCAGCTGCCTGATATTGATATCCTGATCAATAACGCGGGTATTTTTGAGCCCAAAGCTTTTGAGGATATCCCTGATGAAGATTGGTTCCGTTTTTTTGAGGTGAATGTATTGAGCGGTGTACGTCTATCGCGCCATTTTTTGCCAAAGATGCTGAAGAAGAACTGGGGGCGCATTATTTTTATCTCCAGCGAATCTGCCGTTTTTATACCTGATGAAATGATCCACTACGGTATGACCAAAACAGCGCAACTAGCTATCAGCCGCGGTTTAGCAGAACTAACACAGGGAACTGAGGTAACAGTTAACGCTATTTTACCGGGACCAACAAAATCAAAAGGAGTAGGAGGTTTTATTGAGGACCTGGCAAAATCAGGCAATGTATCAACAGATAAAGTTGAAGAAGATTTCTTTAAAAACATGCGCCCTACATCATTGCTGCAAAGGTTTGCAACGGTTGATGAAGTAGCCCACACCGTGACTTACTATGTTAGTCCGCTGGCTTCGGCTACAAACGGGGCATCAATAAGGGTTGAGGGCGGTTTGATCCGCTCTATTTTATAA
- a CDS encoding phosphatidylinositol-specific phospholipase C domain-containing protein has translation MKVLKVIAALIYFIIFAGLISLHAQDLSFSQPINFLPAAHTDKAIDITNFKGGYFVTWKDAGSTGNIHVSYIGNQNSTNFSANEATAGNEESAYAPVFRVVNNHIYALWLSTDGSLKYMINNSDTSFNTESIHTLSFNTPAKLRSGITASTVDGRLVIASHTDSKYDMAIAVIDADDNGILKPADLQTIPGKKSGEYPFVVTLSTNIIRICYKSSSDQGVYYSDFDPVAKTWSADVRVGKSKTQVSPAVYHSFNTTRLFYIWKGYKQDNHLYYATETEQGRPNNERVLPDFFTTTNPVSICTVDDKKFILAFVGMDKKLYLSYFTNYNPARWMEDFLFPAKGNLTLKDIVIPGSHDAGMSALNGTGGAQAGSINPCNTLTQTQNIGSQLNAGLRMFDLRVGKYKNQFYIKHSSSDCMGDAIGGGYGERFNDILDSVKTFLDHHKKEFIILTFSHFCPTEASASNVADSIVSVLGKDHIYNNKGKSIDQIKLNDLAGKVLIAFEKYSYPDKMIDSNSMADAGKTFLNFRRKYAATNQITNLVAAEEQFFTSMKDGVSKNDLIRLDWQLTQSSEEAALVCNDFQNEDLNPVINSVMLLTNVIKKNQSITDLAISGNKYIIAKVNEWIKAGIINKNNKPNIVYVDAAGAWITDYCIQLNSKPVYN, from the coding sequence ATGAAGGTCTTAAAAGTTATTGCTGCACTTATATACTTTATTATTTTCGCGGGTTTAATAAGCCTGCATGCGCAGGATCTGAGCTTTAGTCAGCCCATTAACTTCCTGCCTGCCGCCCATACCGATAAAGCTATTGATATTACCAATTTTAAAGGCGGCTATTTTGTAACCTGGAAGGATGCCGGATCAACCGGGAATATCCATGTGAGCTACATCGGCAACCAGAATAGCACCAATTTCTCAGCAAATGAAGCCACAGCCGGAAACGAAGAAAGCGCCTATGCGCCGGTTTTCAGGGTGGTTAATAACCACATATATGCCTTATGGTTAAGTACAGATGGTTCGTTAAAATATATGATTAATAACAGCGATACTTCTTTTAATACGGAAAGTATACATACACTAAGCTTTAACACCCCGGCAAAACTGAGATCAGGCATTACAGCGTCAACGGTTGATGGCAGACTGGTTATAGCATCGCATACTGATAGTAAATATGATATGGCAATAGCTGTAATTGATGCTGACGATAATGGCATACTTAAGCCTGCCGATCTGCAAACGATACCCGGTAAAAAGAGCGGGGAATATCCCTTTGTGGTAACGCTTTCAACTAATATAATCAGGATATGTTATAAGAGCTCCAGCGATCAGGGTGTTTATTATTCCGATTTTGATCCTGTGGCTAAAACATGGTCGGCTGATGTGCGGGTTGGCAAATCAAAAACACAGGTATCGCCAGCAGTATATCATTCCTTTAATACCACCAGGCTTTTTTACATCTGGAAAGGCTACAAACAGGATAATCATTTGTATTACGCCACCGAAACCGAGCAGGGGCGCCCTAATAATGAGCGTGTTTTACCCGACTTTTTTACAACAACAAACCCCGTATCTATTTGCACAGTAGATGATAAAAAGTTTATACTGGCATTTGTCGGCATGGATAAAAAATTGTACCTCAGTTATTTTACCAATTACAATCCCGCGCGCTGGATGGAGGATTTCCTGTTCCCGGCCAAGGGTAATTTAACCCTTAAGGATATTGTGATACCGGGTTCACATGATGCAGGCATGTCGGCATTAAACGGTACCGGTGGCGCGCAGGCGGGTTCTATCAATCCCTGCAATACGCTTACGCAAACACAAAATATCGGCAGCCAGTTAAATGCAGGTCTCAGGATGTTTGACCTACGGGTGGGTAAGTATAAAAATCAGTTCTACATAAAACATAGCTCCTCTGATTGTATGGGCGATGCTATCGGCGGGGGGTATGGCGAGCGCTTTAATGATATTCTTGATTCTGTTAAAACATTTTTAGATCATCATAAAAAAGAATTTATCATCTTAACATTCAGTCATTTTTGCCCAACTGAGGCTTCGGCAAGCAATGTTGCCGATTCTATTGTAAGCGTATTGGGTAAAGATCATATTTATAATAATAAGGGTAAAAGTATTGACCAGATAAAATTGAATGACCTGGCGGGAAAGGTGCTCATCGCCTTTGAAAAATATAGCTACCCGGATAAAATGATCGACTCCAACTCCATGGCCGATGCCGGGAAAACTTTCCTGAATTTCCGCAGAAAATACGCCGCTACTAACCAGATCACGAACCTTGTAGCTGCCGAAGAGCAGTTTTTTACGTCGATGAAGGATGGAGTAAGCAAAAATGATTTGATCCGTTTGGATTGGCAGCTTACGCAAAGTAGTGAGGAAGCTGCATTGGTTTGTAATGATTTTCAGAACGAGGATCTAAATCCTGTTATTAATAGTGTGATGTTGCTTACTAATGTGATCAAAAAAAATCAGAGTATAACCGATCTGGCTATATCTGGTAACAAATACATTATTGCTAAGGTTAACGAATGGATAAAAGCTGGTATAATCAACAAAAACAACAAGCCCAACATTGTATATGTGGATGCCGCTGGCGCATGGATAACCGATTATTGCATTCAGTTAAACAGTAAACCGGTATATAATTAA
- a CDS encoding Crp/Fnr family transcriptional regulator: MTINKLFANFDNYLPLNEAERAELASRVTERIIRRRQFILQEGDICKHYTFVAEGCFKIFHVDKKGVKHNLQFVAENDWIMELDSFYTDKPSRVYIEAIEPSVILQIKKEDLFYLFTNIPKFDRNFRVIVENRYVELENRILQAISSTAEERYLSFLDHYPELSQRLPGTQIASYLGITPEFLSKIRKDISRKH, from the coding sequence GTGACTATCAACAAACTCTTCGCCAACTTTGATAACTACCTGCCGCTTAATGAAGCTGAGCGGGCAGAGCTTGCGAGTCGGGTTACCGAAAGGATAATAAGACGCAGGCAATTCATTTTGCAGGAGGGTGATATCTGCAAGCATTATACCTTTGTTGCTGAAGGCTGCTTTAAAATATTCCATGTTGATAAAAAGGGCGTTAAACATAACCTGCAGTTTGTTGCTGAAAATGACTGGATAATGGAACTCGACAGTTTTTATACCGATAAACCAAGCCGGGTTTATATTGAAGCCATTGAGCCATCCGTTATTTTGCAGATAAAAAAGGAAGACCTGTTTTATTTGTTCACCAATATCCCCAAGTTCGACAGGAATTTCCGGGTGATTGTAGAGAACCGGTATGTAGAGCTGGAGAATCGCATACTACAGGCCATCAGTTCAACCGCCGAGGAACGTTACCTGAGTTTTTTAGATCATTACCCCGAGTTATCACAACGATTACCTGGTACGCAAATAGCCTCCTATTTGGGCATCACGCCTGAATTTTTAAGCAAGATCCGTAAAGATATCTCCAGAAAGCACTAG
- a CDS encoding cupin domain-containing protein — protein MFPFIKETIRMGGLELDFLLDGDDTDGTLVQFEMIVPPNVKVPAPHFHVEVDETLYILEGTITQTVGTEIVELKAGDHCFVKRGVVHGFNNLHNETARVLCTLSPASIAPAYFREIAKVINAGGPPDMQKVLAIMKTYGLEPVRPV, from the coding sequence ATGTTCCCATTTATTAAAGAAACTATCCGCATGGGCGGCCTCGAGCTTGATTTTTTGCTGGATGGCGATGACACCGACGGCACATTGGTGCAGTTTGAAATGATTGTACCACCAAATGTAAAAGTACCTGCACCGCATTTTCATGTTGAGGTAGATGAAACGCTGTACATACTGGAAGGGACGATCACCCAAACCGTCGGCACCGAAATAGTGGAATTGAAAGCGGGCGACCATTGCTTTGTAAAAAGGGGTGTTGTGCATGGCTTCAATAATTTGCACAATGAAACTGCCCGGGTGCTGTGTACGCTTTCACCGGCATCTATCGCCCCGGCTTACTTTCGTGAAATTGCAAAGGTGATAAACGCAGGCGGCCCGCCTGATATGCAAAAAGTACTGGCTATTATGAAAACCTATGGCCTGGAGCCGGTAAGGCCTGTTTAA
- a CDS encoding DUF4397 domain-containing protein — protein sequence MKSSKKLKSVLAGVGFVSLLSIMLLSCLKDHNTYVTVPTAQLMVVQGSPDAPAEILYLNTNRVTSQPYNYGDWVGYFNAYTGTRQVVLYNYASQSVIVSDTIGLKQGVAYSLFLGNTYTKPDFILLKDTISQPASGKASIRFVDVSPDAGAVDLSANNTVLVSNKTYKGASSFLPVNGNNTTYSFQVLKSGTSTVLATLSNITIQNGQVYTVWLHGLAAGTGTAALKADIITNASY from the coding sequence ATGAAAAGTTCAAAAAAATTAAAGTCGGTTTTGGCAGGTGTTGGTTTTGTGAGTTTGTTATCTATTATGTTGCTTTCCTGTTTAAAGGATCATAACACATATGTAACGGTGCCAACTGCCCAATTAATGGTTGTTCAAGGTTCACCGGATGCGCCAGCAGAAATTCTTTACCTAAACACAAACAGAGTAACCTCCCAACCCTACAATTATGGGGATTGGGTTGGTTACTTTAATGCGTACACAGGCACCCGCCAGGTTGTGTTGTATAATTATGCCTCGCAATCAGTAATTGTATCAGATACGATTGGTTTAAAACAGGGTGTTGCTTATTCATTATTTCTGGGGAATACCTATACCAAACCGGATTTTATTTTGCTGAAGGATACCATTTCGCAGCCTGCAAGCGGAAAAGCAAGCATCAGGTTTGTTGATGTAAGTCCGGATGCCGGCGCGGTTGATCTGTCGGCAAATAATACAGTGTTGGTTTCAAACAAAACCTACAAAGGCGCATCATCGTTTTTGCCGGTTAATGGTAATAACACTACTTATAGTTTCCAGGTGCTAAAAAGCGGAACCAGTACTGTTTTAGCTACGCTAAGTAATATTACTATTCAAAACGGGCAGGTTTATACGGTTTGGCTGCACGGCCTTGCAGCAGGCACAGGTACTGCAGCACTAAAAGCGGATATTATTACGAATGCCTCTTATTAA